A single genomic interval of uncultured Desulfobacter sp. harbors:
- a CDS encoding glycosyltransferase family 4 protein: MRILYHHRTLGDGAEGIHIKEMVNAFRSIGHDVLVVGPSASENLGNKKSSPFSILKKIVRGPAYETLEIGYNFYNYYYLSKIVSRFKPDFIYDRYITFNYSCVGFGKKQRIPVFLEVNAPLAYERDHEPDESLYMKEVAYWVEKKVCSNSLKTIVVSTPLKEYLISKGVPAEKVVVIPNGVNIKTFYPKPASTTLIQSLGIRKDDVIIGFVGILRPWHGIDLLLDAFGMVHARYPNSKLMLVGDGPIRESIQNKARDMGLGNKLIITGRVPHDKVSDYVSLFTIAVSPKATFYASPMKIPEYMAQQKAVVAPDTDNIKDLIVNGETGILFENDSAKSLAESLKEIISNQDMRSEIGNKAKLETAQRLNWQTTAKHVETLFLDRFNI, encoded by the coding sequence ATGAGGATTTTATACCACCATCGGACTCTGGGAGACGGTGCGGAGGGGATTCATATAAAAGAGATGGTAAATGCCTTTCGTTCAATAGGGCATGACGTCTTGGTGGTGGGCCCATCCGCATCTGAAAATCTTGGAAATAAAAAAAGTTCTCCATTTTCAATTTTAAAAAAAATAGTCCGAGGGCCAGCATATGAAACCCTGGAGATAGGTTACAATTTTTATAATTATTATTATTTGTCTAAGATTGTTTCTCGATTCAAACCAGACTTTATCTATGACAGGTACATTACATTTAATTATTCATGCGTCGGATTTGGAAAAAAACAACGTATTCCGGTTTTTTTGGAAGTTAATGCGCCGTTAGCCTATGAGAGGGACCATGAACCGGATGAATCGTTATACATGAAAGAAGTGGCGTATTGGGTTGAGAAAAAAGTTTGCAGCAACTCATTAAAAACCATTGTCGTATCTACACCTTTAAAAGAATACCTGATTTCAAAAGGGGTTCCAGCGGAAAAAGTCGTTGTCATTCCCAATGGGGTGAACATAAAGACGTTTTATCCTAAACCAGCATCGACGACTTTAATTCAGTCTCTTGGAATTAGAAAAGACGATGTCATTATTGGTTTCGTGGGGATATTGCGTCCATGGCACGGTATTGATCTTTTGCTGGACGCCTTTGGGATGGTTCATGCCAGGTATCCGAATTCCAAGTTGATGCTGGTCGGTGATGGTCCTATTAGAGAGAGTATTCAAAATAAAGCCAGGGATATGGGCCTTGGCAACAAGCTTATTATAACCGGGAGGGTTCCCCATGATAAAGTTAGCGATTATGTTTCTCTTTTTACAATTGCTGTGTCCCCAAAGGCAACTTTTTATGCCTCACCCATGAAAATACCAGAGTATATGGCTCAGCAAAAAGCAGTAGTTGCCCCGGATACGGATAATATAAAAGATCTTATTGTAAATGGTGAAACCGGTATTCTCTTTGAAAATGATTCGGCGAAATCTTTGGCAGAATCGTTAAAAGAGATTATATCAAATCAGGACATGAGGTCTGAAATCGGTAACAAAGCGAAATTAGAGACCGCACAGCGTCTGAATTGGCAGACTACCGCAAAACATGTTGAGACATTATTCTTAGACCGGTTTAATATTTGA
- a CDS encoding glycosyltransferase family 2 protein, which produces MDLSFVILTWNSEKYIEKCLSSIVVSLESSPLNYEVLIVDNGSQDNTIKIITEQKGTKIRLIELGRNTGTTYPRNLSVKKAKGEYICIMDSDVEIFPGTIEILLSDLKKDISVGLVVPKLIYPGGNLQKSTDQFPTVFQKAYRYFFLKKIEAKENKEKSFESPIFVDYAISALWVIKRSIFIKVGMLDEKIFYSPEDVDFCLRLWKAGYKILYNPRAVAIHYTQEISRGFKLNKAFFDHLLGLLYYFLKHRYLFVLPSFKTKQNTGRAK; this is translated from the coding sequence ATGGATCTTTCATTTGTTATTCTTACATGGAATTCTGAAAAGTATATTGAAAAATGCCTTTCCTCTATTGTCGTATCTCTTGAATCAAGCCCATTAAATTACGAGGTGTTAATAGTCGATAATGGGTCTCAAGATAACACTATAAAAATTATAACAGAGCAAAAAGGCACTAAAATCCGACTAATAGAATTAGGCCGGAATACCGGAACCACGTATCCGAGAAATTTGTCTGTTAAAAAAGCAAAAGGAGAGTATATCTGTATTATGGATTCTGATGTGGAAATTTTTCCCGGAACCATTGAAATCCTCCTTTCAGATCTAAAAAAAGATATATCTGTTGGTTTAGTGGTGCCCAAACTCATTTACCCCGGTGGGAATCTTCAAAAATCAACAGATCAGTTTCCAACAGTTTTTCAAAAAGCCTATCGATATTTTTTCTTAAAAAAAATAGAAGCCAAGGAAAACAAAGAAAAGAGTTTCGAGTCCCCGATTTTTGTTGATTATGCCATTTCTGCTTTATGGGTAATTAAACGTTCAATCTTTATAAAAGTAGGAATGCTTGATGAAAAAATTTTTTATTCACCAGAGGATGTGGATTTTTGCCTGAGACTTTGGAAGGCTGGCTATAAAATTTTGTATAATCCCAGAGCCGTTGCTATCCATTATACCCAGGAAATTTCCAGAGGATTTAAATTGAACAAAGCGTTTTTCGATCACCTATTGGGACTTCTTTATTACTTTTTAAAACACCGTTATCTTTTTGTTCTTCCATCATTCAAAACCAAACAAAATACGGGTAGAGCTAAATAA
- a CDS encoding GNAT family N-acetyltransferase, whose amino-acid sequence MIVKTVSNLDKEAWDDYVLSHPDGIAYQLFAWQEAVKKAYRFQPLYLMAQSKNQVKGVLPLINFNIPFKRELISLPYCDAGGPLADDPATETMLLRQALKIAPSAKMVIRSTRPFANLSPDKTISKQKVRMILSLPQSSDKLLASFKAKLRSQIKKAFKNGLTSIIGSTNLLNDFYSVFSENMRDLGSPVHSREWIFSILKAYANRAHVSVVYMPDGRPAAAGIILCHPKVVSIPWASSLRRFNTSNPNMMLYWSFLKFASDNGYPAFDFGRSTPGEGTFRFKKQWGAEPKGLHWADCSATEFLMDTSNRPYTEALTADHENIRPLAESVIQRMPLSFSKALGNMIRKYITL is encoded by the coding sequence TTGATTGTAAAAACAGTATCCAATTTAGATAAAGAGGCCTGGGATGATTATGTCCTTTCCCACCCCGACGGCATTGCTTACCAGCTTTTTGCATGGCAGGAAGCTGTGAAAAAAGCCTATAGATTTCAACCTCTTTATCTGATGGCACAATCAAAAAATCAGGTAAAAGGAGTTCTCCCGTTAATAAACTTCAATATACCTTTTAAAAGGGAGCTTATTTCGCTTCCGTACTGTGATGCAGGAGGACCATTGGCAGATGATCCTGCCACTGAAACTATGTTGTTACGGCAGGCATTAAAGATAGCCCCCTCTGCCAAAATGGTTATTCGATCAACCCGGCCATTTGCCAATCTATCGCCAGACAAAACGATCAGTAAACAAAAAGTCAGGATGATTTTATCATTACCACAGTCCTCTGATAAGCTGCTTGCTTCATTTAAAGCCAAGCTTCGAAGCCAGATTAAAAAAGCGTTTAAAAACGGCCTTACATCAATAATCGGTTCGACAAATCTGCTAAATGATTTTTACTCCGTCTTTTCGGAAAATATGAGAGACTTGGGGTCTCCTGTCCACAGCAGGGAATGGATTTTCTCCATATTAAAAGCATATGCAAACAGAGCACATGTCTCGGTCGTATACATGCCGGACGGACGACCTGCTGCCGCCGGAATTATACTGTGCCATCCAAAAGTTGTTTCCATCCCATGGGCATCCTCTTTACGCCGCTTTAATACGAGCAATCCCAATATGATGCTCTACTGGTCCTTTTTGAAATTTGCCTCAGATAACGGCTACCCTGCCTTTGATTTTGGTCGTTCCACACCGGGGGAAGGCACCTTTCGTTTTAAAAAACAATGGGGGGCAGAGCCGAAAGGCCTTCATTGGGCTGATTGTAGTGCCACAGAATTCCTGATGGACACTTCAAACAGACCATACACAGAGGCATTAACTGCAGATCACGAAAACATACGACCGTTAGCAGAATCCGTTATCCAGAGAATGCCGTTATCTTTTTCCAAAGCATTGGGAAATATGATAAGAAAATACATTACACTATAA
- a CDS encoding HEPN domain-containing protein, producing MNGETKIWLRYSKENFESANVLLKNSLFNPCLQNVQQSVEKALKSLLIEKGERLKKTHDILELKKKLEILNIQVDTSDEHCDFLNSIYLPSKYPLGSVIPNFSPDEGICIEAITIAENVIKSVYSLLGFKPEINIPSEFE from the coding sequence TTGAACGGTGAAACAAAAATATGGTTGAGATATTCTAAAGAGAATTTTGAATCAGCCAATGTGCTTTTGAAAAACAGCCTTTTTAATCCATGTCTTCAAAATGTGCAACAGTCAGTTGAAAAAGCACTGAAATCGTTGCTGATCGAAAAAGGAGAGCGTCTGAAAAAAACTCATGATATTCTTGAGCTTAAAAAGAAGTTGGAAATACTAAACATACAAGTCGATACTTCGGATGAACACTGCGATTTTTTAAATTCCATATATTTGCCGTCAAAGTATCCGTTGGGCAGTGTAATACCAAACTTTAGCCCTGATGAAGGCATTTGTATAGAAGCGATAACCATAGCAGAAAATGTAATTAAATCTGTTTACAGCTTATTGGGCTTTAAGCCCGAAATTAACATCCCTTCAGAATTTGAATAA
- a CDS encoding DUF6516 family protein — MNAWPQSWILPMQLRQYLDNFRNSIEKFEVFGLSEKTEIKEEIRPGKQAVINIHVSLINETNLYLRAYIDARYKINLISYAFQYQKKNGQLIFRYDNAAHKPKLSSKYHKHLSDGDIVETDMPDIAKLVDEIIDSF, encoded by the coding sequence ATGAACGCCTGGCCACAATCATGGATATTACCTATGCAGCTCCGGCAGTATCTTGATAATTTTCGAAATTCAATTGAAAAATTTGAAGTCTTTGGACTTTCGGAAAAAACAGAGATCAAAGAAGAAATACGGCCAGGCAAACAGGCGGTTATTAACATCCATGTCAGCCTGATAAATGAAACAAACCTTTATCTCAGAGCTTATATTGATGCAAGATACAAAATAAATTTGATTAGTTATGCTTTTCAATATCAAAAGAAAAACGGACAATTGATATTCCGGTATGATAATGCTGCGCATAAACCGAAGCTTTCGTCCAAATATCACAAACACCTTTCAGATGGCGATATTGTTGAAACAGATATGCCTGATATCGCTAAACTTGTGGATGAAATTATCGATAGTTTTTGA
- a CDS encoding RES family NAD+ phosphorylase: MDAVSYRVVKEKYWASAFDGEGARLYGGRWNSKGVPVVYTSDSLALCSLEIFVHLPSYTLLADYVYVPLVFDSGLIAVAHLDDGWDERPVSRVSQDIGDHWIKEGLSAILRVPSVIIPDGYNYLVNIHHPDFKKIKIGKPQPLTFDPRLQK; encoded by the coding sequence ATGGACGCTGTTTCATATCGCGTAGTAAAAGAGAAATACTGGGCTTCTGCGTTTGACGGTGAAGGGGCAAGGCTTTATGGGGGGCGGTGGAATAGCAAAGGGGTGCCGGTCGTTTATACATCAGACTCTCTGGCCTTATGTTCCCTTGAAATTTTTGTGCATCTTCCGTCATATACCCTGCTGGCAGATTATGTTTATGTACCCCTTGTTTTTGATTCCGGTCTGATTGCCGTGGCGCATTTGGATGACGGCTGGGATGAAAGACCTGTTTCGAGAGTTTCTCAAGACATAGGCGATCATTGGATTAAAGAAGGCCTTTCTGCCATTTTAAGAGTGCCGAGTGTGATAATACCCGACGGTTACAACTACCTTGTCAATATTCATCACCCGGACTTTAAAAAAATAAAGATCGGCAAACCACAGCCTTTGACTTTTGATCCACGGTTACAAAAATAA
- a CDS encoding antitoxin Xre-like helix-turn-helix domain-containing protein, whose product MTSQHVTEAEPTLNQLIQSIEEGLPISAFKKLQDSLDLPDKDLAKYVRIPKSTLALRKKRGKFSFEESERLLRLQRLFEKALDVFKSAELAKKWLKEDAYGLGDIPPLEYAATEIGGREVEDLLGRIEHGVFS is encoded by the coding sequence ATGACATCACAACATGTAACCGAAGCGGAACCAACCCTTAACCAATTGATTCAATCAATAGAGGAAGGTTTGCCGATATCAGCGTTCAAAAAACTGCAAGACAGTTTGGACCTGCCGGATAAAGACCTTGCAAAATATGTCAGAATTCCAAAAAGCACTTTAGCCCTTAGAAAAAAAAGAGGAAAATTTTCATTTGAAGAATCAGAAAGACTTCTTCGGCTGCAGCGACTATTCGAAAAGGCCCTTGACGTTTTTAAGAGTGCCGAACTGGCAAAAAAATGGCTGAAGGAAGATGCCTACGGATTAGGGGATATTCCGCCCCTTGAATATGCTGCAACAGAGATTGGGGGAAGAGAAGTTGAAGACCTTTTGGGGCGTATTGAACACGGTGTATTCAGCTAA
- a CDS encoding Uma2 family endonuclease, producing MNQSQKKLKMTTEEYLKFERASETRHEYYDGEIFAMTGTKVNHNRIGSNINRFLGNQLADRACDVFLSDMRVKIQEVDKYTYPDVVIVCGDLELEDEKFDTLLNPIVIIEILSNSTELYDRGEKFAHYRLIPSLQEYILVSQYHCKVEKFIRGEDGIWRIFDPYTKIDTEIKLEAIDCRLLLSEIYHRVEFE from the coding sequence ATGAATCAATCACAAAAAAAACTCAAGATGACGACTGAGGAATACCTAAAGTTTGAAAGAGCTTCCGAAACCAGGCATGAGTATTATGATGGTGAAATTTTCGCCATGACGGGTACAAAGGTAAATCACAACCGGATTGGCAGTAATATTAATCGATTTCTTGGAAACCAGTTGGCAGACAGGGCTTGTGATGTTTTCTTAAGCGACATGAGAGTCAAGATTCAGGAAGTTGATAAATATACCTACCCTGATGTGGTTATTGTTTGTGGTGATCTTGAGTTGGAAGATGAAAAATTTGATACCTTATTAAATCCAATAGTTATCATTGAAATTCTTTCAAATTCCACTGAATTATATGATAGAGGTGAGAAATTCGCACATTATCGACTTATCCCTTCACTTCAGGAATATATTCTTGTATCTCAATACCATTGTAAGGTTGAAAAATTTATTCGTGGAGAAGATGGTATATGGCGTATATTTGATCCGTATACAAAAATTGACACAGAAATCAAACTTGAAGCTATTGATTGCCGGTTATTACTTTCCGAAATTTATCATCGGGTCGAATTCGAATAA
- a CDS encoding HepT-like ribonuclease domain-containing protein, which yields MERIIQKIGRINEYMKIIDMLKDECDIKFDKDPIYRGAMLHYLYLLTDTCIALAEMVIKKKNLRIPQSYAETFDMGMIPF from the coding sequence GTGGAAAGGATTATTCAAAAAATTGGGCGCATCAATGAATATATGAAGATCATCGACATGCTTAAAGATGAGTGTGACATAAAATTTGATAAGGACCCCATTTACAGGGGAGCGATGCTTCATTATTTGTATTTATTGACAGACACCTGCATAGCACTTGCTGAGATGGTGATAAAAAAAAAGAACTTGAGAATCCCCCAATCATATGCAGAGACCTTTGATATGGGGATGATACCATTCTAA
- a CDS encoding nucleotidyltransferase domain-containing protein: MINNLKKIFHERQHHFMFVYLFGSLARKDHSESSDLDIAVYVEENIKQDYFDIKSNLYLQLSRILKRNRIDLVVMNQCQNLILLNNIITHGQLIYEKDQSARLDYEQKISHNAIDFKHQRKRVMGI, translated from the coding sequence ATGATAAACAACTTAAAAAAAATATTTCATGAGCGGCAACATCATTTCATGTTTGTTTATCTTTTTGGATCCCTTGCCCGGAAAGACCATTCCGAATCAAGTGATCTTGATATCGCCGTTTATGTAGAAGAAAATATAAAACAGGATTATTTCGATATAAAATCAAACCTTTACCTACAATTAAGCAGAATATTGAAAAGAAACCGTATCGATTTAGTTGTCATGAACCAATGTCAAAATCTTATACTCCTGAACAATATCATCACCCATGGACAATTGATTTACGAAAAAGATCAATCCGCAAGATTAGACTATGAACAAAAAATTTCCCACAATGCTATTGATTTCAAGCACCAAAGAAAGAGGGTGATGGGGATATAG
- a CDS encoding GxxExxY protein, which translates to MTENEIAKLIVDASIQVHKETGPGLLETVYEVLLKHELESKGLTVDRQVPIPIEYKGIKFQQGFKADLIVGSRVIIELKSVETISKAHKKQVLTYLKLSGKKLGFLLNFGEALMKDGINRIINGTLQ; encoded by the coding sequence ATGACAGAAAACGAAATAGCAAAATTAATCGTAGACGCATCAATACAGGTCCATAAAGAGACAGGCCCGGGTCTGCTCGAAACAGTTTACGAAGTTTTGCTGAAACACGAACTCGAATCAAAAGGCTTAACCGTAGACAGGCAAGTGCCAATCCCCATAGAATACAAAGGCATAAAATTCCAGCAGGGGTTTAAAGCCGATCTTATCGTAGGGAGTAGAGTAATCATAGAACTCAAGTCAGTAGAAACTATTTCCAAAGCACATAAAAAGCAGGTGTTAACGTATTTGAAACTAAGCGGTAAAAAGCTCGGCTTCCTTCTGAATTTCGGCGAAGCGCTGATGAAAGACGGCATCAACCGAATAATAAATGGAACCCTTCAATAA
- a CDS encoding nucleotidyltransferase domain-containing protein: protein MTNKLSCFGLPSKTIQKIHGVFKSYPEIKQVCIYGSRAKGNYHPGSDIDLVIMDGLIKDSRLNKLEIDLDDLLLPYKLDLTVFQKIQNQDLIDHINRVGILFYTKFSLAQRHKEKITHCTLVPLCKTNK from the coding sequence ATGACAAATAAACTTTCCTGCTTCGGATTACCTTCAAAGACCATTCAAAAAATTCATGGTGTGTTTAAATCCTATCCTGAAATTAAACAGGTTTGCATCTACGGCTCCCGCGCCAAAGGAAATTATCATCCCGGTTCTGATATTGATCTGGTCATCATGGACGGCCTTATAAAGGATTCCCGATTGAATAAACTGGAAATAGATCTTGATGATCTTCTGTTGCCCTATAAATTGGATCTTACGGTATTCCAAAAAATTCAAAACCAGGATCTTATTGATCACATTAATCGGGTCGGTATTCTTTTTTACACTAAATTTAGCCTCGCACAAAGACACAAAGAAAAAATTACCCATTGTACCTTAGTGCCTTTGTGTAAGACAAACAAATGA
- a CDS encoding nucleotidyltransferase substrate binding protein, giving the protein MKEDIRWKQRFQNYKKALDQLREAVLLHRQRPLSNIERQGFVKAFEFTHELAWKVMKDYFQYQGNTHITGSRDATRESFQNQLITDGESWMAMINTRNRAVHTYDDAMVDRIILKVANVYYNLFINFEKVMEKLANDK; this is encoded by the coding sequence ATGAAGGAAGATATCCGCTGGAAGCAACGGTTTCAAAATTATAAAAAGGCGTTGGATCAACTCAGAGAAGCCGTTTTGCTTCACAGGCAGCGGCCGTTATCCAATATAGAACGCCAGGGCTTTGTTAAAGCCTTTGAATTCACTCATGAACTGGCCTGGAAAGTGATGAAGGACTATTTTCAATACCAGGGAAACACCCATATCACGGGATCAAGGGATGCGACCAGGGAATCTTTTCAGAATCAGCTGATTACAGATGGTGAAAGCTGGATGGCTATGATCAACACACGGAACAGGGCGGTACACACATACGATGATGCCATGGTTGACCGTATCATATTGAAGGTTGCAAACGTTTATTACAACCTTTTCATCAATTTTGAAAAGGTCATGGAAAAATTAGCCAATGACAAATAA
- a CDS encoding type II toxin-antitoxin system PemK/MazF family toxin, translating into MVGCSTGRRWGLGVVKKSISRFDIWLVQLDPTKGSEIQKTRPCVVISPNEMSALQTSIVAPMTSKGFTFPTRIQCTFKEKDGFILLDQLRAVDKSRLIQKLGVIPENVQVEIIKCLQELFAY; encoded by the coding sequence GTGGTTGGATGCTCCACTGGTAGAAGATGGGGATTGGGAGTGGTAAAGAAAAGCATCAGTAGATTTGACATCTGGTTGGTACAGCTTGACCCCACAAAAGGCTCCGAGATCCAAAAGACCAGGCCTTGTGTTGTTATATCGCCCAATGAGATGTCTGCTTTACAGACATCCATTGTTGCACCAATGACGTCTAAAGGCTTCACTTTTCCAACCAGGATTCAGTGTACATTTAAAGAAAAGGACGGATTTATTCTTCTTGACCAATTGAGAGCTGTAGATAAATCCCGGCTAATTCAAAAACTTGGAGTTATTCCCGAAAATGTTCAAGTCGAGATTATTAAGTGTTTGCAAGAACTTTTTGCTTATTAA
- a CDS encoding AbrB/MazE/SpoVT family DNA-binding domain-containing protein: protein MPTLIRIGNSQGVRIPKAIIAQANLHDAELEFKVTDEGLLIHPVKKARHGWKEKFDKVLKSNELQQSEKEWLDAPLVEDGDWEW, encoded by the coding sequence ATGCCAACTTTGATACGAATAGGAAATTCTCAAGGCGTGAGAATTCCAAAAGCAATTATAGCGCAAGCAAATCTTCATGATGCTGAACTTGAATTCAAAGTAACTGATGAAGGACTTTTAATCCACCCTGTTAAGAAGGCAAGACATGGCTGGAAAGAAAAATTTGATAAAGTGCTTAAATCCAATGAATTACAGCAATCAGAGAAAGAGTGGTTGGATGCTCCACTGGTAGAAGATGGGGATTGGGAGTGGTAA
- a CDS encoding ATP-binding protein gives MRQPIKAKRVIESTRYPDKVFRELLVNACVHRNYAIHGSRIRILQFDDQIEFISPGRLPNTVTIEKLKNGVSYAVNPVIVKFMENLRYIDKLGRGIPMVCHEAGRLGFEPVFQEAGEEFQVILPLKNG, from the coding sequence ATGCGGCAGCCAATAAAAGCAAAGCGGGTGATTGAATCAACGCGATACCCGGACAAAGTATTCCGGGAACTTCTGGTAAATGCCTGTGTCCACCGAAATTATGCAATCCATGGCTCCAGAATCAGAATTTTACAGTTTGATGACCAGATCGAGTTTATCAGCCCCGGACGCCTGCCCAATACGGTTACCATTGAAAAATTGAAAAACGGGGTAAGTTATGCGGTTAACCCGGTAATTGTAAAATTTATGGAAAATTTAAGGTATATCGATAAACTTGGCAGGGGAATTCCCATGGTTTGCCATGAAGCCGGACGGCTCGGGTTTGAACCGGTTTTCCAGGAAGCCGGTGAAGAGTTTCAGGTCATTCTTCCACTGAAAAACGGATAA
- the wecB gene encoding UDP-N-acetylglucosamine 2-epimerase (non-hydrolyzing), translating to MIKIMLIAGARPNFMKIAPIARAFDSRADDITYKIVHTGQHYDANMSDVFFEELGIRKPDYHLGAGGGSHARQTAKIMVEFEVVCEQDKPDLVMVVGDVNSTLACSVVAKKMQINVAHVEAGLRSFDLDMPEEINRMVTDAISDIFFVTEEQGMANLKKEGKPESCIHFVGHVMIDNLFYQLSQLEKMSSAGLKYNDYKSGHTDYGVVTLHRPSNVDDKPTLIRIFKTLDQISKKLPLIFPIHPRTQKNMEAFGIQPPETITFTPPLSYMAFLNLWKDAKLALTDSGGLQEETTALGIPCLTIRENTERPITITQGTNELVGTSENKIFDAFEKIMAGNWRTGQKPDLWDGRAANRITDILLSH from the coding sequence ATGATAAAAATTATGCTCATTGCCGGGGCCCGGCCTAATTTCATGAAAATTGCCCCGATTGCCCGGGCCTTTGACAGTCGTGCAGACGATATTACTTATAAGATTGTCCATACAGGCCAGCATTATGACGCCAACATGAGCGACGTCTTTTTCGAGGAACTAGGTATCCGCAAACCCGATTACCACTTAGGGGCAGGCGGAGGTTCTCACGCCCGGCAAACCGCAAAAATAATGGTTGAATTTGAGGTCGTATGCGAACAGGACAAACCCGATCTTGTCATGGTCGTGGGCGATGTAAATTCCACGCTGGCCTGCTCCGTCGTGGCCAAAAAAATGCAGATCAACGTCGCCCATGTGGAGGCCGGTCTCCGCAGTTTTGACCTTGACATGCCCGAAGAGATCAACCGCATGGTTACAGATGCCATTTCAGATATTTTTTTTGTCACGGAAGAACAGGGCATGGCCAATCTAAAAAAAGAAGGAAAGCCGGAATCCTGCATTCATTTCGTCGGCCATGTTATGATTGACAATCTGTTTTACCAGCTCTCTCAACTGGAAAAGATGAGTTCAGCCGGTCTGAAGTACAATGACTATAAATCCGGCCACACCGATTACGGCGTCGTAACGTTACACAGACCGTCCAACGTGGATGACAAACCGACCCTGATACGGATTTTCAAAACCCTTGATCAAATCTCTAAAAAGTTGCCACTGATTTTTCCCATCCATCCAAGAACTCAAAAAAATATGGAAGCCTTTGGCATCCAACCCCCTGAAACCATAACGTTCACACCGCCACTGTCATACATGGCGTTTTTAAACCTGTGGAAGGACGCAAAATTAGCCCTGACGGATTCCGGTGGACTTCAGGAAGAAACCACTGCGCTCGGGATTCCCTGTCTGACCATCCGGGAAAACACCGAACGTCCCATCACCATCACCCAGGGAACAAACGAGCTTGTCGGTACATCAGAGAATAAAATTTTTGATGCATTTGAAAAGATCATGGCAGGCAACTGGCGAACCGGCCAAAAACCCGATCTCTGGGACGGCAGAGCAGCAAATCGGATTACGGATATCCTTTTATCTCATTAG